The Glycine soja cultivar W05 chromosome 4, ASM419377v2, whole genome shotgun sequence genomic sequence AAGTAGAAAAAGTCTTTGAATCTGATGGGGCTTGGAAGCTTGGGTTGATTGTTTCCAGTTTGTATCCGCAGCACAGATGGATCTAGGATGGTTGAAAAAGAACTAACCCAATTTGAAGTctacatttttttgttgaataactTAGATCGACGACGAAAGAAATGGTTTAAAGGGTCAATGTAGAATTCAAAGCATGCGTTGGATTAGTGATTCAACAGCTAATTACTAGTTCAGGGTCAGCTGTGTGTGATATAGATGcacttctcttctctttgtcgTTACAACTATAAtaccaaataaaaatatcatttcctCTCGTTTTTGAGCTGGCAAGTGTGTTGTTTGCTAAACGccaagttgtttttttattttaattcccataaaaaatatatatttcatttttttgtccaCATAAGAAAATTACATTGGTTCCTAATTACATTtagtacacatttttttttagtttatacgaaaaaaaaaatctaacgtaatattttcttatatgagAAGTAATATTaggtgtaaatatttttttttaatttatttctttcaaaaaaaaataatgatcatGCTTTGACTTTCGGTCCATGacctattttttcaataaaaaagacACAACTTAAAGTGACTAACAAATcaacaatatattatttttatttccttatgTCCTAGATCATGCCAATGGAGTGAGTTAAAGTGAATTTTACTCTTTTCATCTCCATCCGCGTCTAAGGACAATATGGGATATATTTAGGGTTGAGGGTGGAAGATCTATAACTGAAATGAAAAATGCCTGCAGGGATTAGcttaaaaactaatattttatttttatttttatttttatcctcattaatttacttgttttttttatcttttaatcaatcaattaattacatttttctttatatcattttatatttatcagcTTTTgtagttattgttattatatagAGCTTTGTAAAAGTTTTATCTTAAGTAAAATTGACTATGTGAATCACATAACTTACATCATTGGacacaattaaaaatcaaagttaCCACACTCATAGTGGATACCAAATTTTCAGTCAATGTTAAGTCTTCGACAGTAAGCTTGTTCCAAATTCAACAATATCTACTTTATTATTGTGGATAAGTCTACACACAAGAGAATGCCATTAATTAAGTGAGGCAAATTAGGGATCAATTCACATATTCAGAATAGATTGTCacattaaacatattttaagcATTGATTGACAAAAATCTAGATCTAATATATGATTGATTAATCCATTATTTATGGTATGATTGATGTATGTAATTTAATGTATGATAATTACGAAATTTGACCTAAAATCCAGAAGAATCCAAACATATAATTccattattttctcattttatcaTCCTTTATAAACCCGcttaacaaaatagaaaagtaacttctttccattttttttttcatgtaattgTGTAACACGTTAAAAGGCCATTTGCATCAAGATAACataaactaatattatttaagtaaaaGAAGGCAATCAAGGCAacataaacaaatgaaaatggAAGTACAACATCCCACTTAAACGCCAATAAGgagtagaaaagaaagaagaagaagaagaagaaaaggtaaagaaggaaggaagagaaaaaataagcaGAAAAGGCAAACACACAAGACAAATAATTCGTTGCTTTCCATGAATCCAAAGCATTTCAATTTTAACTCTCCCACCGACGACGCCTTCTTCTGGCTCGAGGCTTCGGGAAAGTTCAAAAATTCCAATCACACAGATGctttaatgaattaaaaatcacaCTTAGTTTGTGTACTTCAAGCGGGCCCCACCTCATCACCGCACCATCCGTCTCCACGTGTCCACATCGCAACAGCAAGGATCAGAAAGAAGATCGCTATCAAGAAGGAGAAAACCCGTCGACGTCACCGTAACCCGTACGCGTCGTATTGCACTAAAATAAACCCGCGACACATCCAATCCCACCCTCCCTTCAGACAGAGAGTTTCGGTAGACGGTAGCTATTAACATTACAACACCTTTTTATTATttcacctctctctctctctctctcattgcCATAGATCTGAAACACAGATCACAGGGTTAACGCTTTTTGACCCTTCTCTCCATTGGTCATTCCCCCGAATACGCCGCACCTATAATCTAGCACCGACCGGACCCTCCATACCCGTTTTCGCGCGGATCTAGGAGCTCAGGTAATCCCCGAGGAATTTTCAATTGTTATCGGTTGAATTTCAAcggttttcttctttttgaaattTAGTTGATTAATTCAGCTAGGGTTTAGTGTGTGAGtgaataaggttgttgttgggGGGTTTGCGATGGCTCCGACCACGATCCGGAAGGCGATTGGGGTGGTGAAGGACCAGACAAGCATCGGGATAGCGAAGGTTTCGAGCAACATGGCGCCGGAGATGGAGGTCGCGATTGTGAAGGCGACGAGCCATGACGACGACCCCGCGAGCGAGAAGTACATAAGGGAGATCTTGAACCTCATGTCCCACTCGCGTGGCTACGTCCACGCGTGTGTCACCGCCGTGTCCAAGCGTTTGGGGAAGACGCGCGACTGGATTGTGGCGCTCAAGGCGCTGATGCTCGTGCACAGGCTCATGAACGAGGGCCCGCCGCTGTTCCAGGAGGAAATCCTCTTCGCCACCCGCAGGGGAACCAGGCTCCTCAACATGTCTGATTTCAGAGATGAGGCTCACTCCAGCTCCTGGGATCACTCCGCTTTTGTGAGGACCTATGCTATGTATCTAGATCAGAGGCTTGACTTGATGCTCTTTGATAGAAAAAGCACCGCCGCCTCCTATGGTGGCGGTGCGGGTAGTGTTGGCGGTGGCGGCAGTGATGATAGATTTGGCGGAAGAGACAATTTCCAGTCACCGCCGTATGAGTACGGCGGTGGTGGTGAATTTAGAGGGGAAGGCGGCTATGGGAATGGGATGAGGAAGACGAGATCGTATGGGGACATGAGTGAATCGGTGGGGAGAGGGGAAGAGAAGAGGGTTGTGAGTGTGACTCCGCTGAGGGATATGACGCCAGAGAGGGTTTTCGGGAAGATGGGACATTTGCAGAAGTTGTTGGATCGGTTTTTGGCTTGTAGGCCTACTGGGTTGGCTAAGAATAGCAGGATGGTTTTGATTGCGCTGTATCCTGTGGTTAAGGAGAGTTTTCAGTTGTATGCTGATATATGTGAGGTTTTGGCTGTGTTGCTTGATAAGTTCTTTGATATGGACTATGCTGATTGTGTGAAGGCTTTTGATGCTTATTCTAGTGCGGCTAAACAAATTGATGAGTTGGTTGCATTTTACAATTGGTGTAAGGATACCGGTGTGGCGAGGTCCTCGGAGTACCCTGAGGTTCAGAGGATTACCAATAAGTTGCTTGAGACATTGGAGGAGTTTGTGAGGGATAGGGCCAAGAGGCCAAAGAGTCCGGAGAGGAAAGAGGAGGTTCCGCCGGTGGAGAAGGTAGAGGAGGAGCCGGCCCCGGATATGAATGAAATCAAGGCACTGCCACCACCAGAGAATTATATCCCACCTCCTCCGCCTGAGCCAGAGCCTAAGCCGCAGCCACAGGTTACGGAGGATTTGGTGAATCTGAGAGACGATGCAGTTACTGCAGATGATCAGGGAAATAAATTGGCTTTGGCACTCTTTGCTGGTGCACCTGCTAATAATGTAAATGGATCATGGGAAGCCTTCCCATCAAATGGACAGCCAGAAGTGACTTCAGCCTGGCAAACCCCAGCTGCAGAGCCCGGGAAAGCTGATTGGGAATTGGCATTGGTAGAGACTGCTAGCAATTTGTCAAAGCAGAAGGCAACTTTAGGTGGTGGGTTTGATCCTCTATTGTTGACTGGCATGTATGATCAAGGAATGGTGAGGCAGCATGTCAGCACTACCCAACTGAGTGGAGGGAGTGCAAGCAGTGTGGCATTGCCAGGACCTGGGAAGACTACAACCCCTGTGTTGGCTCTCCCCGCCCCGGATGGATCCGTGCAGCCAGTTAATCAGGATCCATTTGCCGCATCGCTGAGTGTTCCACCACCGTCCTATGTCCAAATGGCTGATATGGAGAAGAAGCAGCACTTGCTTGTGCAGGAGCAGCAGGTGTGGCATCAGTATGCTAGGGATGGGATGCAAGGTCAATCTAGCTTGGCCAAACTGAATGGCGCTGGATACTATGCCGGAGGTCCTATGCCCATGATGCCTTATGGAATGCCCCCAGTCAATGGAATGGGGCCTCCAACCGGGTATTATCACACTCCTTACTGATacccctttcaccttttttttcttttctgtgtcACATCTATAGGTTGTTTCGTTTATTTTTTACTACGACATAGTGTTTGGCTTGGTTTCAAATGATGTCATCTTATTCTTGAGATCTGCACATTAGTACAACGGGGTTGCTAAGGAGACTGGGTTGAAGAGACAAATTCTTGTTGGGTTTTGATGCTGGGAGATGTGTAACTCATTTGTGATATCTCTCTGTATTTTGTAATATTAGCATTTTCTTCCCGATTTTGTACTTCCAAGTGATTCTTGCACCTTAAAAACAAACGATTAACTactgtaaattttattaaatgctGGTACTGATGAACACTATTGGTTATACCAAATGATATTTCCATCTTGTGGGAGCAGCCTTGACTGCCTATTCTTAAACTTTACTATAGGTACTCGGGAAGTGGTTCCTTTAGGGTGGAGTTAGATGTATTAGTAAGTTGCTGGGTTTGACATTAGGAATAGGAAGTAAGTTTTCAATCCGGTTATTTTTCCTTGTCTTACCTTTGGTCACCGAATTTAACTACATCATCATTAATGTTATCTAGGGATGTCAAGCAACATCTCTTATGGCATTCAAGTTATATGATTGGGTCTTTTCATTAACAATATAGTTGTCCCATACTCTTCAGTTCCTATCGTTAACAACTATTCaatttgaatcttgaaactatTATTTTCGACTATTTGGTGAAGATTGTCTAAATGGTGAGTGAAGACAGGTAAACCGTCTGTCATTGTAAGCTGTAGGCGATACATGTGTTTTGGATACAGTAATATAGTTTCTCTCTTCAAGCTTTTGGGTTGGGTTAAGAAAAAGTAGAGCTTTCCTATGTGTTTGTTAGCTCGTGGCGTTGTGGCATGTGGGGGGGCTTTTCTTTGCTATATATAGTTTGTCTGCTTATGTACTCATGCATAAAGTTGAGATTAATTGTTACTGTAATATGATCGTTCAATTATATGCTCATATATTATGTGACAATTCATGATTCAACAGtagtattaaattttaattttcgtcccattattttataaaattcacaattttgatTTCATCCTTAATTTTGCATACactaatttctttattatattttaattaattaaattattttttatgatactttaattaatatgttagaTTTAGGGTTAAATgagactaaaataaaacaaataaattatgcatAGTTGAGAATTGGATTAAATCGTGGATTTTCTAAAACAGAATCAAAATCGCGGGAAAAAAAAGGAGGACCACAATCACTCATCAAGAATGAAAAAGGGTTAAAATTACAGTTTAGCCATTTAGTAAAATTGATTTAGTAAAAGTATCAGCTCTCATTAGTCATTGGAGTCGACATGATGATAATGTTAAACGAAGTTGTGTTTGAATATGTCACAAGAACTCTAGATAATGggtaaaaatcatattaaagcATTTTGGAAGAAGCATAATTGAACTTATGATTTCCCAAGTTCTTTTATACAAGTTCATAAAAAACCAAGAAAGTTTATGATATaagattacttttaattattggtaattttaaaaaatagtgaaattaatttagagataaaaaagagtaaattgaAAGGAATAAATAGTTTAGAAAAGTGAGAATCTCATCTTCCAAATTATTTAGCATCGCAACTAATATTTGAGAAAATGGCTGAAAGCTTGGTTTTAGTTTTAGAACTCAGTTTTATGGACTTGTCCGTctagtttgtttttttgttgttccCATTTCCCAACTAGATTTCGTTGATTATCTGTACAAGACGGCCTGTGGATGAAGccgagaaaataaatatatctttttccACCATACACATAGGATTCTCATGCATTGAACTCTTCCAGTAAGTTTACAGTTATACcctctttattttatataacttttttattatgatgACTTTAAACACAATGGTAATGGTGATACCGGTTGCCAAACACTATTAAATTAAGATATTCATGCCCCACTAACGAAGAAACCAAAAGGAGTTTCTGCTTCGATTTTATAACTTAGCATTTTGAATGGAAAGATCATACTTGTAATGCACAAACTGTGCAAAGCACTAGTTCGATGTTTCGCGAAAACTCAGCTTTTGGCATCATAACCCCACCGTTTTCCTTCCTTTACACCCATGGCCACATAAATTAAAAACGAGAGCTTGACCTCGCTCGATGCTTTCTTGCCCGTGCTTttcttttccatggctaccttttggtttctttttttaagaaagaataATACTAACATTTTAATAACTTTATATTCATATCTTGAAGTCATTAAATGGTATTTtacattttgttaaattataaaattataatacacaCACGACTTTACTCCTTACTAACTACACTAATTTAGTTGCCATTACTTTTTCCTTTATATAGTGGTCAGGGCGTGAGGCTACTTGCTATAACTTTAACAAGGCATTTTCAACATTGTTatttatccttaattattaCTTATAACTCAAATAAGTGACAAAaatagggtttcattattttttttgtttctcttcttccACTTATTTGCATGTATAACttatactatatataatatttattttaggttaaattatttttttggtccctctatttttttttaatttgttcaacTTAGTTCctctattattaaaatgttttacGTATATATGTAATGTGACCCGTATAACACAACAGAAAGTCTTCATAACAGACATATTTCcatgatatttttgtaagaaagtTTTAAAAGATGTAAGGGGCGAACTTAGCACAAAATGGAGTCGAAATTGCTAAGGTCCGAaagaatttagaaaatgaagttGATATGATAGATAAGCATTGAAAGGTCAACTGCAACTTTCTTTGTTAGGTCATCTGTCCCACCCTTATCTGTTCTACTTCTAGGAAAGGGTTCTCTATTTTGGGTCCAGAGGAAAACGAAATGGTTTGTTGAATCGCACTTCTCACGCTTGAAGCTACGAGGGATGGGCTTTCAGTAATAGAGAACACCAAGAAGAGTTTGGGCTTTGCGTAAATTCAAGTCTatgcaaatattaaataaaccTCCTccctaaatttataaatatacccccccctttcatttttttcccccTAAAATTAAGTCTATAACTACCCTATTAtccaataagaatatttttttatatatatacttctgTAACAGCAGTGGGCTTTTAAAAATCGGAATGGCGGCCTAGCTAAAACTGGTAGTGGGCTCCTAGCTAGGAGAGGAATAACtctgctttgttttttttttttttaattaaaaggcaGAAAATACAATGCATTGTCTcgaaaaaccttttttttttttaatttaggaaAAACATGTGCACTTCGAATTGAACAGAAAAATATTGGGATGGCACGCAAAAGCAGCAGTAATAATTATTGAACAACTCTGGATCCCTGCTTTTACGAGTTAAATACTTTCAACTAGTAGTAGTATTTATTTGGGAAAAACGCACAAAAACTTCTGCCAAATTTATAGTTAAAAAGGTTAATTAGGTAACTATGAACAATATAAATTCGAAAATTTGCCTTTGTTGTTTATTCTCATTACAGTTTTTGCTACTAAACCAACCCTAATAAATTTTCTTGGTGAGATAGTAATTTTGAGTGTTTGGCATATATCAGCCGTCCAATGGAATCAAGGTTGATTATTAAAGAGTTCTTTCGAGTGTGTCGCGTGATGCTATATGATTATGTCCCATCCCATGAGAGTTCGACACGTGGCTTCTTGCTAATATCATCACTCTGCATACACTATGATTGAATGACATGTCCCGCATGTTGTCCAGCTGAATCAGAGTTCTTTTTTCTTGATCAATTTTGAGTTTGATTACTTATAGCCTGTTTGTTAAGAGAGAAATTAGAGGGGGAGAGGTTgggttatttgataaatttgaaagacagtgaaaataatttttttttaaatatgaattgcaaaataatggaaaataaaaagcggtttgaaaaaaataaaatcatgatgcaatttttattagtaaaagtAGACATTGTGCCGTTTTGATCTATTGGTTGATAGAGGTTGGGGTTACTTTGGGGTCACCGACAGTGATAATCTGATGAAAGGTCAAATAGTTATGACTTTAGAGATAAAGGAAGACAAGGGACCAATGGAGAAAAAGACTCTTGGGGCTACGGGAAGCAAGCATGTGGATTAGTAGGGTACATATCCTAACCAAACTCTTCAATCTCCCCCAGTCCTTAACTTTTCTTCATAACCACTGGTTTTTTTTCACTACAATTTAGCCAACTGATAATAGTactaataaatacttttttgattaatattttattaacatgatttttaactgaaatatttttattaaacgaaatataaaactatttaaatCAATTAAACCATTGAGTGATATTCAAGAAATATTGAAGATTAAACACTTATTTGTCAACTAATTTCAAGATAACAAATAACAATGttaaaaaaagcattttttattcaatattaaagAATATTTGTTACTACCATTTGTTGAATTTCTTCACGAGTGATAGTActtgaaagaaaagaagaaaaaaaaggtaaaatagaTTTGATGGTATCCCATTGTGCTCACTGCTGACAGTGTTCAGCAATTTTGGAAGTCGAGAAGTAATTAACAAAAAGCAAAATCTAGAGTACAAGTTAagttacgttttttttttttttttaatttctatgcacAGACTTTATCCAATAGAaaaatttaagtgaaatggaTCTTAAGAATTAAATAAGATTAGGACATATTTAGACTTATTGAGTGtttataaacatatttatttatagatcATCACGCAACAACATCCTCAAATTACCAATAAGTTTGGAAACCCACTTGAGAAACATTTGTAGGTTACACTTCCTTCTTATTACTTACCCACccacaaataattaataataatgtgaGCCACATTTGGGGTTTGTCTCTCTTCATGAAACAGAGCACTctgtttctctttctctcccataGTGCCCATCATGCCCCGCCCAGGTCCCAAACCTTACGATTGCGTCAAAAGAGCTTGGCACAGTGAAATACACCAACCCATCAGAGGAACTCTCATTCAAGAAATTTTCAGGTCAACCCTCTCTCCCCAAAACACACACAcccagaaataaaataattaaataaaaaaagcttcttccttttgtttctcactttaatctttttattttttattgttgaataATAATAGGGTTGTCAACGAGATACATGGGTCTTCTACTAAGAAGAACAAAGAGTACCAAGAGAAGCTACCCGTTGTTGTGCTCAGGGCAGAGGAAATTATTTACTCTAAAGCCAATTCCGAGGTAATCTTCCTTCTTCTTCGTTTCTTGCTTGCTTGCTTGTGTActcaactattttattttatggtttgcaaaacaaaaaaggaaaataaaaatgacttgagggttattttatttcttgaggAGGTGGAAAGAGAAATATCACgaggattaaaaaaaacttttttagtgtttaataaataataaatttgtttttttgggtAGGCTGAATACATGGACCTTACAACACTTTTGGAAAGAACAAATGATGCTATTGATACAATAATTCGACGTGATGAGCATACAGAAACTGGAGAGTATTTGCGCCCTTGCATCGAAGGTAGTATTTTACTTTACTCAACTCTTATTATATCAAGTTGCGCCATTTCTGTTTAGTTTGTTTCATTTAACCAAAGGAGTAGCaacttaagagaaaaaaaataacaacaaaggttgcaacttttgttcattcatatcaagaattaacaaataaaaaggagaaaaacgtTTTCAGTCTTCAGTTTTTACGATCTCCGTGCACCCATTATTTCATGCTAAAAATAGAGCAggaaaatcttttcttttcctgcACCAACGGGTGAAATTGAACTTGGTAGGTAGtactataaaaattaagtagTGTAAAAAAATGCTTTCTTTTAACACTTTGTTTGGTATGAATAGAATTAGAAGGAACTTTAAAAGAAAAGTATAGAAAAAGCACTTTTCTTGCTTGGTTTTCTGATTAGAGAGGAAAGagtgtttatgttttttgaGTCCTGTCTTAAAATGTCTTTCTCCCAATATGGTAGAAAAAGAGGAAGACTAGcatttttagattaaattaaaaggACTAGTATCATTTATGTAGAGGTGGTAAAATGTGCTGCTCTACACCCCAGTTGGTTCAATGCAGGTTGGGCACTATAGAAGGTTGGGtggaaaaaaacttgaatttaacttttttaaagctATTGGCAGGTTTTTGCATACCAAAACCCCATTGAGCCAGGATCGGATTGGCTAAAACGGCCCGAGTTTAATTTGGCCTTAAAATTGAAATCATACGTTTTATAAGAGAAGTTCAGACCGAGCTGTTTAGTTCAACCTATTTTGTATATGTGTATTTATtagagtttttatattattttataaatatatgtttttcttttttttatccagTCAAATAAACggattaaattttacttttatttcttttcattttctcttgtcTAAGACATctcaaaaaatactaatttcttttcttctaccTTCTTCTGGGAATCAAATGTAAGAGAACGAAAATGCCGTTGGTACGATTTTTTCGGACGAAATCATGTAAGAAAACAGTGTACCATGATTTACACATGCATTGTGAAGACGTCgtacgaaaaaaaaaatcgtgtAGTCTAGCAGTgctctaaaatattaaaataagtaatcatcGGAAAACggataaaaacaaaacattttatttaacgAAAGTATAAATTTTTCCACTTTCCAATATCTAAAAATGCACTAATTGGTGAGAAGTGTTTGATACATATATATGCTATGGTGTTTTTCCTTCTTCGTTTGATATGGTTCAGCTGCTCTAAGTTTGGGTTGCTCCTTAACAAAAGCCACAAGGAGTCAACGCAACAACCAACGATGTTACTTAAGTCGCAGCACTGAAGAGGTTCCAAAACTTTCTTATGGCACGTTGCATAATACCGCAAATACGAAGGATCATAATAACACAAGGTCTCAATGTGTGTCCGAGAATGTACCTTCAGCTAGTAAAAAGCAATGCGTGGAACACCAACCGCCACCAAAATTGTTTTCAGTTTATCCTCTGTACTAtgggaacaacaacaacatccaaCTTGGCAATTCACAACATCATCATGGGTTCAAAGTATCACATGTATCTGTTTCTCACACTGGTGGACCTGCCCTTGTGGGTGGTGATGGTGCTAGGAATCTACTAGCCCATAACttaaaaaattcttcaaatGGGGGATCCCAATCATTCATTATTAATGGGGATTTTGAGAATCCATGCACAAGAAAATGTGATCTATCATTGAGGTTAGGACCCCCTTAATGTACCATCGACCCCTAGTTTTGAAAATGGTCAGATTCAGGAAACTGAAGTTAGAAACAATCTAATTTGTTCGGACCTCTCAGAACGGTAAAAAGTTGGAGCTTCAAGGACAATTATGTGAGAATGCAACCAACAACGGTACAATTAACTGAACGCAGATTTTAGATGTTTTGCTTGAAGCCTAAGATAGTGTGTACTAACTTTGAGAAAACTGTGATCTCTAGTGTGTGATTTGCTATGCTTCTTGGAAAGCCTAGGCATGTGTTACTACTAATGGGTTATGTAAATAACAACTACTATCAGAAGTATAACCGTGGATTAGCATGTGTTTAGTTTTGAGTAAATTATTCACGTTTTGTTAGTGTGTTTGGTTTTGTATAAATTATCATGCTCGATTTCTAACGAAATTGGTTTTGCATAAACCAGACACTTTAAATGGTGGGTCCTCTACTGTAGTAAAATGCGTCATTTCCACGTTAGGTAACTTGTGCAATATCAATGTTCACGTCTTACCAACTAGATGAACATGGCTTCCCCTGTGAATGCAATGTAGTGACTAGTGACAGTGGAATTATCTGGTGACtgttaagaaagaaaattagtactatttttttattatgaaggcaaatttattatttcaggTTTAATAGTAACAAGATGGTGACCTCGCAATGAAACATTTCTTGGTACATGTGAAGGTACTCTTGAATTGGATGATGCcgacaaaaataattatctataCTTTTATTGGCGAATATAAGTTAGTGATtgatttaattgataaaatataatgattttaaattCGGGTATCGtcttaaaatttcaattgcTCACGTCTTGAACCATTTATGACGTTATATGTCGTACAAGTTGAGAAATGTAAAGGTTTCATAGATTAAACATACAAGTAACACTCACCTATCATTGAGTAAACACCCGTTTATGTTAAGGGAAACTTTTTTTCAAACACACACTTGATTGATAAGGAATGGAAAATGATATAGTTGAAATTAATTACTAAAGAGAAAGAATAATAAAACACATtctctcaaaattaatttatacacttCAACTTTTGTCAAGAGAGTTGCATTCATCTTATTTTCATCTGTACAAGTATATATaagataaacaaaataataagtgAAAGATAAAAATCATGGTATACGGTAGACCAATGATAAACATATGCTCTACTTTTGGATGTATGAGTAGAAataagagagatagagagaaacaataaaagaaaaaataataatttatgtaacaaATGATAGAATGAGAAACAAAGAGGATggaagatagaaaaaaaatgaggtatAAGTGGGGTGAAATGGTGCtaatttttttacctttaaaaattgattgaaaaaaaaaggaaatatagtGGGCAAGAACAAGTACATGGCATCTCTACAAACACTCCTTTCGTTTTTCACCAAATAAGGATCAATCCCGAAAGGATGCCTACTCTATGAACTAATGATGCTCATATAATATTCTTGATCATcaatttcagtaaaaaaatcGATCACATGGTCAGAAGTTGTCAGCAAACAGCGGCACAGCCGCTAAAAACTGGATTTCTTGTGAATTAGCATTTTCTGGTGGTAACAATTGCTCAAGGTCAACCAGCAGAAAACATTCCTTGCACCAATTTGATGTGGAGATGCAATTTTTCTCTGGCCCAGCATATCTACCTAAGATTGCGATATAACCCCAAGGTTTAAAGCATTGATCATATACACGTTCAAATTTCAAAGATTCTGCACATGTTCATTGGGTGACGACTCACAAGGCCCTGATGAATGTGCCTACCTAACTGGCTACGTAGTTAGGCTTCTAAAGAACCACTTTCTAAGAGAGACCACAAAGAATCAGCTGAAGCAGATGAGGATGA encodes the following:
- the LOC114408957 gene encoding putative clathrin assembly protein At2g25430, coding for MAPTTIRKAIGVVKDQTSIGIAKVSSNMAPEMEVAIVKATSHDDDPASEKYIREILNLMSHSRGYVHACVTAVSKRLGKTRDWIVALKALMLVHRLMNEGPPLFQEEILFATRRGTRLLNMSDFRDEAHSSSWDHSAFVRTYAMYLDQRLDLMLFDRKSTAASYGGGAGSVGGGGSDDRFGGRDNFQSPPYEYGGGGEFRGEGGYGNGMRKTRSYGDMSESVGRGEEKRVVSVTPLRDMTPERVFGKMGHLQKLLDRFLACRPTGLAKNSRMVLIALYPVVKESFQLYADICEVLAVLLDKFFDMDYADCVKAFDAYSSAAKQIDELVAFYNWCKDTGVARSSEYPEVQRITNKLLETLEEFVRDRAKRPKSPERKEEVPPVEKVEEEPAPDMNEIKALPPPENYIPPPPPEPEPKPQPQVTEDLVNLRDDAVTADDQGNKLALALFAGAPANNVNGSWEAFPSNGQPEVTSAWQTPAAEPGKADWELALVETASNLSKQKATLGGGFDPLLLTGMYDQGMVRQHVSTTQLSGGSASSVALPGPGKTTTPVLALPAPDGSVQPVNQDPFAASLSVPPPSYVQMADMEKKQHLLVQEQQVWHQYARDGMQGQSSLAKLNGAGYYAGGPMPMMPYGMPPVNGMGPPTGYYHTPY
- the LOC114408958 gene encoding uncharacterized protein LOC114408958 isoform X1, with product MPRPGPKPYDCVKRAWHSEIHQPIRGTLIQEIFRVVNEIHGSSTKKNKEYQEKLPVVVLRAEEIIYSKANSEAEYMDLTTLLERTNDAIDTIIRRDEHTETGEYLRPCIEAALSLGCSLTKATRSQRNNQRCYLSRSTEEVPKLSYGTLHNTANTKDHNNTRSQCVSENVPSASKKQCVEHQPPPKLFSVYPLYYGNNNNIQLGNSQHHHGFKVSHVSVSHTGGPALVGGDGARNLLAHNLKNSSNGGSQSFIINGDFENPCTRKCDLSLRLGPP
- the LOC114408958 gene encoding uncharacterized protein LOC114408958 isoform X2, which codes for MPRPGPKPYDCVKRAWHSEIHQPIRGTLIQEIFRVVNEIHGSSTKKNKEYQEKLPVVVLRAEEIIYSKANSEAEYMDLTTLLERTNDAIDTIIRRDEHTETGEYLRPCIEATRSQRNNQRCYLSRSTEEVPKLSYGTLHNTANTKDHNNTRSQCVSENVPSASKKQCVEHQPPPKLFSVYPLYYGNNNNIQLGNSQHHHGFKVSHVSVSHTGGPALVGGDGARNLLAHNLKNSSNGGSQSFIINGDFENPCTRKCDLSLRLGPP